A single region of the Chrysoperla carnea chromosome 5, inChrCarn1.1, whole genome shotgun sequence genome encodes:
- the LOC123301410 gene encoding uncharacterized protein LOC123301410 yields the protein MTNDIELSRLMTKNMRQVVNILKNHPNNIEKRLKHCQLNVRYLQKCIKNSNCLGSKKHLESCISNMLSFREQLKAMIHGGGGYTKGKKIKGMKWEDLECAFESHEKIRELKYFNTKNEMIGRTDIKFWYTNNVEEPLLIKLEEFQERDSGRALSGILNLKINVNKCKQLRGSSYIRLPTSIEDKKACINVQNDDDACFARAVTSALFPAKKHSYRTTSYLHYEIVLKLKGITFPMTLNQLEKHSEDCQKQNECKIVIPTSYMNRNVIQFKNFKNKEHVPLVIYADVECYLKPIKVNGYSYQQKYQQHVAYSIGFYICCTFEDKLNYYKSYRGENCEKWFATELKEIGLIVHEKYSNPLPVTKLRDAEKDDFYGATICHICEKPLNGDRNLDHCHLTGRYRGISHKKCNLQYQDCYTIPVIFHNLSGYDGHFTDSYRHLADSLDNLSSLLTEYKILHKNCFDGDDEKYKLLTRKGVFPYDYVDNLDKLNERSLPPIDSFFNKLNEFNISDIDYNHAKKVWKMFDIKTMGEYSDRYLKIDILLLADIFETFRDKTLDLYKLDAAHYYTTPGLAFDAALKITKTTLKTLPDIDMVRFIERGIRGGLSQCSNRYSKANNKYMSDYNCNEDSKYIMYYDVNNLYDDVLSVPDDSPHGYILEVDLKYPEDLHDLHNDLPFCPIREKPPGSKTEKLVTTLTDKERYLRKTDILFDKPIIDGFSILEIAKTSMYDFHYGFIIKIFPGG from the exons ATGACGAATGATATAGAGTTGAGCAGATTGATGACAAAGAATATGCGAcaagttgtaaatattttaaaaaatcatccaaaTAACATTGAAAAACGTTTGAAACATTGTCAATTAAATGTTCGTTATTTACAAAAGTGTATCAAAAACAGTAATTGCTTAGGATCAAAAAAACATTTGGAATCATGTATTTCAAATATGTTAAGCTTTCGAGAACAACTGAAAGCAATGATACATGGTGGTGGTGGCTACACaaaagggaaaaaaataaaaggaatgAAATGGGAAGATCTGGAATGTGCATTTGAGTCAC ATGAAAAAATTCGcgagttaaaatattttaacacgaAAAATGAAATGATTGGTCGAactgatataaaattttggtatacaaaTAATGTTGAAGAACcgcttttaataaaattggaagAGTTTCAAGAAAGAGATAGTGGTAGGGCTTTAAGTGgtatacttaatttaaaaattaatgtaaacaaATGTAAACAGCTAAGAGGATCATCATATATTAGATTACCGACATCTATTGAAGATAAAAAAGCTTgtataaatgttcaaaatgaCGATGATGCTTGCTTCGCTAGGGCTGTTACTTCTGCTCTTTTCCCAGCAAAGAAACATAGTTATAGAACTACATCATATCTACACTatgaaattgtattaaaattaaaaggaatTACATTCCCCATGACACtaaatcaa TTAGAAAAGCATAGTGAAGAttgtcaaaaacaaaatgagTGTAAAATTGTTATACCAACGAGTTACATGAATCGAAatgttatacaatttaaaaattttaaaaacaaagaacatGTGCCATTAGTTATTTACGCGGATGTGGAATGCTATCTAAAGCCCATCAAAGTAAATGGTTATAgttatcaacaaaaatatcaacAGCATGTAGCGTACAGTATTGGATTTTATATATGCTGTACGTTTgaggataaattaaattattacaaatcatATAGAggagaaaattgtgaaaaatggtTTGCTACAGAATTGAAAGAAATTGGATTGATTGttcatgaaaaatattcaaatccaCTACCAGTAACAAAATTAAGAGATGCTGAAAAAGATGACTTTTATGGTGCAACAATATGTCACATATGTGAAAAACCTCTTAATGGGGACCGAAATTTGGACCATTGTCATTTGACGGGGCGGTATCGTGGTATTAGTCACAAGAAATGTAATTTACAATATCAAGATTGTTACACAATCCCTGTAATATTCCACAACTTAAGTGGATATGATGGAcat tttacaGACTCATATAGACACTTGGCGGATTCATTAGACAATTTATCATCGTTATTaactgaatataaaatattacataagaATTGTTTCGATGGTGACgatgaaaaatataaactattaaCGCGAAAAGGAGTATTTCCTTATGATTACGTGGATAATTTAGACAAATTAAACGAGAGATCACTACCACcaattgattcattttttaataaattaaacgaATTCAACATCTCagatattgattataatcatgCAAAAAAAGTATGGAAAATGTTTGACATAAAAACAATGGGTGAATATAGTGaccgatatttaaaaattgatattttacttCTCGCAgacatttttgaaacatttcgtGATAAGACTcttgatttatataaattagacGCCGCACATTATTATACAACTCCTGGATTAGCATTTGATGCAgcattaaaaattactaaaacaaCGTTAAAAACATTACCTGATATTGATATGGTGAGGTTTATTGAACGAGGTATTCGTGGAGGGCTAAGCCAGTGTAGTAATCGATATTCTAaagctaataataaatatatgtccGATTATAATTGTAATGAAGATTCGAAATACATAATGTATtatgatgtaaataatttatacg ATGATGTATTATCAGTACCTGATGATAGCCCACATGGTTATATTTTGGAGGTTGACTTGAAATATCCTGAAGATTTACATGATTTACATAACGATTTACCGTTTTGTCCTATACGAGAAAAACCCCCTGGTAGTAAAACTGAAAAGCTTGTAACAACATTAACGGATAAAGAACGATAT TTAAGAAAGACTgacatattatttgataaaccAATTATTGAtggattttcaattttagaaattGCTAAAACATCCATGTATGATTTCCATTATGGTTTTATAATTAAGATTTTTCCAGGTGGTTAG